The proteins below come from a single Pseudomonas chlororaphis genomic window:
- a CDS encoding peptidase, which translates to MGLLLDPRHDIDAALLSYRRVFWSLALFSGVINLLVLVPSLYMMQVYDRVLTSRNETTLFMLTLIALGLFLFSALIEWVRGEVMIRMSAGLDDALGERIFDAAFARSLREHNANPAQVLTDLATLRQLITGQGLIALLDAPWLPIFLLVAFIFHPWFGVLTLILALVLVGLALWGELATRTRLGEANRLGVQSAVYVNSTLHNAEVIQALGMLGPLRQRWSLLQQRIIAAQAHASDRGARITSATRFVRISGQSLSLGLGALLVLEGQLSAGMMIAMSLLLGRALAPVEIAIGSWKQFNAGRQSYQRLSQLLAQHPRERLRMPLPPPSGAVRLEQLYVGTPGATQPILRGIQFSLAKGDVLAVVGPSASGKSTLARALVGVWPAMGGSVRLDDAEISQWTHDALGPHLGYLPQDIELFDGSVADNIARFGEQDADKIIAAGRLAGIHEMILRFPKGYDTPLGPGGLGLSGGQKQRLGLARALYGRPALIVLDEPNSNLDEAGELALVQAINALKAAGSTVVLITHRPNVLAVVDHILVLKDGTQQAFGPRDRVLKALMPGPRPAAVREAGKDA; encoded by the coding sequence ATGGGTTTGCTTCTCGATCCGCGTCATGACATTGATGCCGCTTTACTGAGCTATCGCCGGGTGTTCTGGTCGCTTGCGCTGTTCAGCGGGGTGATCAACCTGCTGGTGCTGGTGCCGTCCCTGTACATGATGCAGGTGTACGACCGGGTGCTCACCAGTCGCAACGAAACCACGCTGTTCATGCTCACCTTGATCGCCCTGGGTCTGTTCCTGTTCAGTGCGTTGATCGAGTGGGTGCGCGGGGAGGTGATGATCCGCATGAGCGCCGGGCTCGACGACGCCCTCGGCGAGCGGATCTTCGACGCGGCCTTCGCCCGCAGCCTGCGCGAGCACAACGCCAACCCGGCCCAGGTGCTCACCGACCTGGCCACGCTGCGGCAACTGATCACCGGCCAGGGCCTGATCGCGTTGCTCGATGCGCCATGGCTGCCGATCTTCCTGTTGGTGGCGTTCATCTTTCATCCCTGGTTCGGCGTGTTGACGTTGATCCTCGCCCTGGTGCTGGTCGGCCTGGCGCTGTGGGGGGAACTGGCGACGCGCACGCGCCTGGGGGAAGCCAATCGGTTGGGCGTGCAGTCGGCGGTTTACGTCAACAGCACCTTGCACAACGCCGAAGTGATCCAGGCCCTGGGCATGCTCGGGCCGTTGCGCCAACGCTGGAGCCTGTTGCAGCAGCGCATCATTGCGGCCCAGGCCCACGCCAGCGATCGCGGTGCGCGCATCACCTCGGCGACGCGTTTCGTGCGCATCTCGGGCCAGTCGTTGTCATTGGGGCTGGGCGCGCTGCTGGTGCTGGAAGGGCAGTTGTCGGCAGGCATGATGATCGCGATGTCGCTGTTGCTGGGACGGGCCCTGGCGCCGGTGGAAATCGCCATCGGTTCGTGGAAGCAATTCAACGCCGGGCGCCAGAGCTACCAGCGCTTGAGCCAGTTGCTGGCCCAGCATCCGCGCGAACGCCTGCGCATGCCGTTGCCGCCCCCCAGCGGCGCGGTGCGCCTTGAGCAACTGTACGTCGGTACGCCGGGTGCCACGCAGCCGATTCTGCGGGGCATCCAGTTCAGCCTGGCCAAAGGGGACGTGCTGGCCGTTGTCGGACCCAGCGCCAGCGGTAAATCGACCCTCGCCAGGGCACTGGTTGGCGTCTGGCCGGCCATGGGCGGCTCGGTGCGCCTGGACGACGCCGAGATCAGCCAGTGGACCCACGACGCCCTGGGCCCGCATCTGGGCTACCTGCCCCAGGACATCGAACTGTTCGACGGCAGCGTGGCCGACAACATCGCTCGCTTCGGCGAACAGGACGCGGACAAGATCATCGCCGCCGGACGCCTGGCCGGGATCCACGAGATGATCCTGCGTTTTCCCAAGGGCTACGACACGCCGCTGGGCCCTGGTGGGCTGGGCTTGTCCGGCGGGCAGAAACAGCGCCTCGGGCTGGCTCGCGCGCTCTACGGGCGGCCGGCGCTGATCGTGCTCGATGAACCCAATTCCAACCTCGATGAAGCCGGCGAACTGGCGCTGGTGCAGGCCATCAACGCGCTCAAGGCAGCGGGCAGCACGGTGGTGCTGATCACCCACCGGCCGAACGTGCTGGCGGTGGTTGATCACATCCTGGTGCTCAAGGACGGCACGCAACAGGCGTTCGGCCCCCGGGACCGGGTTCTCAAGGCGTTGATGCCGGGGCCGAGGCCGGCTGCGGTGAGGGAGGCAGGCAAAGATGCGTGA
- a CDS encoding GntR family transcriptional regulator, giving the protein MTLSKFNLPDLGNTPTTSEIITRHLRDAIVAGHFAEDEPIRQDDIARQFNVSKIPVREALKRLEAEGLVMFQRNRGAMVTRISEAELAQMFEVRMLLEDKVLRLAIPNMTEDTFARADSICREFIGEDDVGRWAELNWQLHACLYEPAQRPFLVGLIRSVHDKLERYLRMQMSLSAGKDRADHEHREILDACRAGDVERAVKLLDEHIAGVCKTLFEFLPSSH; this is encoded by the coding sequence GTGACCTTATCCAAGTTCAACCTGCCTGATCTGGGCAACACCCCCACCACTTCGGAAATCATCACCCGTCACCTGCGCGATGCCATCGTGGCCGGGCATTTTGCCGAAGACGAGCCGATTCGCCAGGACGACATCGCCCGGCAGTTCAACGTCAGCAAGATCCCCGTACGCGAAGCCCTCAAGCGCCTGGAGGCCGAGGGCCTGGTGATGTTCCAGCGCAATCGCGGGGCGATGGTCACGCGCATCTCCGAGGCGGAACTGGCGCAGATGTTCGAGGTACGCATGTTACTGGAGGACAAGGTGCTGCGCCTGGCGATCCCGAACATGACCGAAGACACTTTCGCCCGCGCGGACAGTATTTGCCGGGAGTTCATCGGCGAGGACGATGTGGGCCGCTGGGCCGAGCTGAACTGGCAATTGCATGCCTGTCTCTACGAACCGGCACAACGGCCGTTCCTGGTGGGGCTGATCCGTTCGGTCCACGACAAACTGGAGCGCTACCTGCGCATGCAGATGAGCCTGTCGGCCGGCAAGGACCGCGCCGACCACGAGCATCGGGAAATCCTCGACGCCTGCCGCGCCGGCGATGTCGAACGGGCGGTGAAACTCCTGGACGAACACATCGCCGGCGTCTGCAAGACCTTGTTCGAATTCCTGCCCTCCAGCCATTGA
- a CDS encoding secretion protein HlyD, with translation MRDLTPGAHTYSEHGVSVRSSSTLPTASTDARGAARYGVGFLVLALGGFLLWACLAPLDQGVVGSGTVVVAGERKAVQSLVGGVVEKLLVSDGDRVTQGQLLVQLNTVQAQSQLDVTLGKLLNDRSIEARLIAERLGNAEIQWPPELLARADEPRVKASMALQSQLFLTRRAELGSRLQIIEHEAAALQQQLLGYEGVKRNYDAQMRFQQQELEGLRDLAREGYVPRNKLFEAERNAAQLAGQIASGVGDVGRTRQAINESRLKALQAQQEFRRDAETQLSEVSAEAAGYADQIRALQFEVDNGAIRAPVSGQVMDVNIHTVGGVAQAGQTLMQVVPLDAPMAITARFEPLMANKLRPGLPVHVHFTALQRVDTPTVTGTVTTVSADQLINEQTHQPYFSAKVEIPAETVAALQGAGLLVRPGMLADVTVVTGERTLMNYLMKPLRERLLAAFKEE, from the coding sequence ATGCGTGATCTGACGCCGGGAGCGCACACCTACAGCGAGCACGGGGTGAGTGTTCGCAGCAGCTCGACCCTGCCCACCGCCAGCACCGATGCCCGTGGCGCGGCGCGCTATGGTGTCGGTTTCCTGGTGCTCGCCCTGGGCGGCTTCCTGCTCTGGGCCTGCCTGGCGCCGCTCGATCAGGGTGTGGTGGGCAGCGGCACCGTGGTGGTGGCGGGCGAGCGCAAGGCGGTGCAGTCGCTGGTCGGCGGGGTGGTGGAAAAACTGTTGGTCAGCGACGGCGATCGCGTCACCCAAGGGCAGTTGCTGGTGCAGCTCAACACCGTGCAGGCACAGTCGCAACTGGACGTAACCCTGGGCAAGTTGCTCAACGACCGCAGCATCGAGGCACGGCTGATTGCCGAGCGCCTGGGCAATGCCGAGATCCAATGGCCGCCGGAGCTGCTGGCGCGTGCCGACGAGCCGCGGGTCAAGGCGTCCATGGCGTTGCAGAGCCAACTGTTCCTGACCCGGCGCGCCGAGCTGGGCAGCCGCTTGCAGATCATCGAGCACGAGGCCGCGGCGTTGCAGCAGCAGTTGCTGGGCTACGAAGGCGTGAAGCGCAACTACGACGCGCAGATGCGTTTCCAGCAGCAGGAGCTCGAAGGGCTGCGTGACCTGGCGCGGGAGGGCTACGTGCCGCGCAACAAACTCTTCGAGGCCGAACGCAACGCGGCGCAACTGGCCGGGCAGATCGCCTCGGGCGTCGGCGACGTCGGCAGGACGCGCCAGGCCATCAACGAAAGCCGGCTCAAGGCCTTGCAGGCGCAGCAGGAGTTTCGTCGGGACGCCGAAACCCAGCTCAGCGAAGTCTCGGCCGAAGCCGCAGGCTATGCCGATCAGATTCGCGCCTTGCAGTTCGAAGTCGACAACGGGGCGATCCGCGCGCCGGTGTCCGGGCAAGTCATGGACGTGAACATTCATACCGTCGGCGGCGTGGCGCAAGCGGGGCAGACCTTGATGCAGGTGGTTCCACTGGACGCCCCCATGGCGATCACTGCGCGTTTCGAACCGTTGATGGCCAACAAGCTGCGGCCCGGGCTGCCGGTGCATGTGCACTTCACCGCGCTGCAACGGGTCGACACGCCGACGGTCACCGGCACGGTGACGACGGTTTCGGCGGATCAGTTGATCAACGAACAGACCCACCAGCCGTATTTTTCCGCCAAGGTCGAGATCCCCGCCGAGACCGTCGCAGCGTTGCAGGGTGCCGGGCTGTTGGTCCGCCCAGGCATGCTCGCCGACGTGACGGTGGTGACGGGGGAGCGCACCTTGATGAACTACCTGATGAAGCCTTTGCGCGAACGCTTGCTGGCGGCCTTCAAGGAGGAATGA
- a CDS encoding ABC transporter, producing the protein MTDRHRYRARMLLGLCTSWAVIGPAWAAEGGLSLTAAYDASRLNDPTVQSAAHAFDASRNEEAIGRGGLYPQVSLSSRYGYGGRTDGGDDRSYVNSNDYQANSVTLAAQQPLYDKGRWAAYQEGKARGQLGVQVFDVAGQTLYDRVAKGYFDVARAENEIKLIAQQKAAINGLVIQSKKLYQGGQGAITDIDEAQARLDLVDAQEAEAQARRVAALRALSGRASVPIEDIQPMREELATANPIPPEQDLSYWTAIARDASPELAARLAAVKVAEAQADSQRAGHYPTLSLTTQLTRRETRQYQELDPRQDTYYVGVQLDIPLYRGGAVRASVAKAEAQLAGAQSDYDVQRQQLAEDIETDYLGVVAGFAKSKAIQRAVESNQRALTSTEKGFQGGVRSTVDILDAQQRVFQARRDLLNTKLDMLQSYVSLHTHTGQMNRAVLEQVQNLF; encoded by the coding sequence ATGACCGACCGTCACCGTTACCGCGCCCGGATGTTGCTGGGCCTGTGCACCAGTTGGGCGGTGATCGGCCCTGCCTGGGCGGCCGAAGGGGGCCTGAGCCTGACCGCTGCGTACGACGCCTCGCGGCTCAACGACCCGACCGTGCAATCGGCCGCCCATGCCTTCGATGCTTCCCGGAACGAAGAGGCGATCGGCCGGGGCGGGCTCTATCCGCAGGTGTCGTTGAGTTCACGTTATGGCTACGGCGGCCGCACCGATGGCGGCGATGACCGCAGCTATGTCAACAGTAACGACTACCAGGCGAACAGTGTCACCCTGGCGGCGCAGCAGCCGCTCTATGACAAGGGGCGCTGGGCGGCGTACCAGGAGGGTAAGGCACGGGGGCAACTGGGCGTACAGGTGTTCGACGTTGCCGGCCAGACTTTGTATGACCGGGTCGCCAAGGGCTACTTCGACGTGGCTCGGGCCGAAAACGAAATCAAGTTGATCGCCCAGCAGAAGGCGGCGATCAACGGCCTGGTCATTCAGAGCAAGAAACTCTATCAGGGCGGCCAGGGCGCGATCACCGATATCGATGAGGCCCAGGCGCGGCTCGACCTGGTCGATGCCCAGGAGGCCGAAGCCCAGGCGCGCCGGGTGGCGGCGCTGCGGGCATTGTCCGGGCGCGCCAGTGTACCGATCGAGGACATCCAGCCCATGCGCGAGGAACTGGCCACCGCCAACCCGATTCCACCAGAGCAGGACTTGTCTTACTGGACGGCGATCGCCCGCGACGCCAGCCCCGAGTTGGCCGCGCGGCTGGCGGCGGTCAAGGTCGCCGAGGCCCAGGCCGACAGCCAGCGCGCCGGGCACTACCCGACCTTGTCCCTGACCACTCAACTGACCCGCCGGGAAACCCGCCAATACCAGGAACTCGACCCGCGCCAGGACACTTATTACGTCGGCGTGCAACTGGACATCCCGTTGTACCGTGGCGGCGCGGTGCGTGCGTCGGTGGCCAAGGCCGAGGCGCAACTGGCCGGGGCCCAGTCCGACTACGACGTGCAACGCCAGCAACTGGCCGAGGACATCGAGACCGACTACCTGGGCGTCGTGGCGGGGTTTGCCAAGAGCAAGGCGATACAGCGGGCGGTGGAGTCCAATCAGCGTGCGCTGACCTCGACGGAAAAAGGCTTCCAGGGCGGCGTGCGTTCCACCGTGGACATCCTCGACGCCCAGCAACGGGTGTTCCAGGCCCGTCGAGACCTGCTCAATACCAAGCTCGACATGCTGCAAAGCTACGTCAGCCTGCACACCCACACCGGCCAGATGAACCGCGCCGTGCTGGAACAGGTGCAGAACCTGTTCTAA
- a CDS encoding MFS transporter: MNAQYRHSWGLAFGLCLITLAVNLQAPLYTAYAQASGHGAGATAVAFSCYVLGVLPVLLAFGGIADRVGRRPLILLALGLSMLATVVTSIWPNLIALGLARLMMGVGTGLASATATAYMTELMTGGDTRAAANRVTASTSLGFGLGAALTSLFLIVQHSVVPGSFWLQLTLAALAMGVVVRLPDPATRNSHAPLLRLPLFPAGSLPYSFSMLLAWATSGLVIAILPSVLAAHALQQWSGLSTFTVISCGLLFQPWARRLPPARATGIGLLVLPVSYALLAWGASNGSLLAVLLGALGASSACYGFLYLGGLSAITAMAGLEKARVSAGFFLFAYIGFSLPVVVTGVVADAFGADMALILFGVALMVGSLVTGWVVVRKVEPVARALAPAQLSDNH, encoded by the coding sequence TTGAACGCACAGTATCGACACTCATGGGGGCTGGCTTTCGGCCTGTGCCTGATCACCCTGGCCGTGAACCTGCAGGCACCGTTGTACACCGCCTATGCGCAGGCTTCCGGTCATGGGGCCGGCGCCACGGCGGTGGCCTTTTCCTGTTATGTGCTGGGGGTGCTGCCGGTGTTGTTGGCCTTCGGCGGGATCGCCGACCGAGTGGGCCGCCGGCCCTTGATCCTGTTGGCGCTGGGCCTGTCGATGCTGGCGACGGTGGTCACCTCGATCTGGCCGAACCTGATCGCGCTGGGCCTGGCGCGGCTGATGATGGGTGTGGGCACGGGGCTCGCTTCGGCGACCGCGACGGCTTACATGACCGAACTGATGACCGGCGGCGACACCCGCGCGGCTGCCAACCGGGTCACCGCCAGTACCTCGCTGGGCTTCGGCCTCGGCGCGGCATTGACCAGCCTGTTCCTGATCGTTCAGCACAGCGTCGTGCCCGGCAGTTTTTGGCTGCAACTGACCCTGGCGGCCCTGGCGATGGGCGTGGTCGTCCGGTTGCCGGACCCTGCCACGCGCAACAGCCATGCACCGCTGCTGCGCCTGCCGCTGTTTCCCGCTGGCAGCCTGCCCTACAGCTTTTCGATGCTGCTGGCCTGGGCCACCTCGGGGCTGGTCATCGCGATATTGCCATCGGTGCTGGCCGCCCACGCCTTGCAGCAGTGGTCGGGCCTGTCGACCTTTACCGTGATCAGTTGCGGGCTGCTCTTCCAGCCCTGGGCCCGCCGCCTGCCCCCGGCCCGTGCCACCGGCATCGGCTTGCTGGTGCTGCCCGTAAGCTATGCGCTACTGGCGTGGGGCGCCAGCAACGGTTCGCTGCTCGCGGTGCTGTTGGGCGCCCTGGGGGCCAGCAGCGCGTGCTACGGTTTTCTGTACCTGGGTGGGTTATCGGCGATCACGGCCATGGCCGGCCTGGAAAAGGCCCGGGTCAGCGCCGGTTTTTTCCTGTTCGCGTATATCGGTTTCAGTCTTCCGGTGGTGGTCACCGGCGTGGTGGCCGACGCGTTCGGCGCCGATATGGCGTTGATCCTGTTCGGGGTGGCGTTGATGGTCGGATCGTTGGTCACCGGGTGGGTGGTTGTTCGCAAGGTGGAACCTGTGGCGAGGGCGCTTGCTCCCGCTCAATTGAGTGACAATCACTGA